A region of Solibacillus isronensis DNA encodes the following proteins:
- a CDS encoding general stress protein: MEYRREIALVYSVEEAMTKLNIIRGHGFSEHEIHVFSKDIHPLQSLKMYTDIQVHLAGNWLDQLISFVTRKNVYEVSLRILHLTSEETAHYGHGIELGAIFLFAEHEHPYEKEPKKQQAAFNLSRAVE; the protein is encoded by the coding sequence ATGGAATATCGACGTGAAATCGCTTTAGTGTACAGTGTTGAGGAAGCTATGACAAAGCTGAACATTATTAGAGGGCACGGTTTTTCCGAGCATGAAATCCATGTATTTTCAAAAGATATACATCCTTTACAATCACTGAAAATGTATACCGACATTCAAGTCCATCTAGCCGGCAACTGGCTCGACCAGCTTATCAGCTTTGTCACACGGAAAAATGTGTATGAAGTGAGTTTGCGAATTTTGCACTTGACTTCTGAAGAAACCGCCCATTATGGGCATGGCATAGAACTTGGGGCAATCTTCCTGTTTGCCGAGCACGAACACCCATATGAAAAGGAACCGAAAAAACAGCAAGCAGCATTCAATCTGTCTAGAGCTGTGGAATAA
- a CDS encoding tetratricopeptide repeat protein: MKEIDQLQRAIDLRSDGELQQSNQLLLNLVEQHPNEAYVNYQCAWSFDVLGKESDAVPYYEKAIQGDLNEEDLANAYLGLGSTYRTLGEYENSKHTLENGLEKFPDNLAIQVFYAMTLFNLKEHERSMELLLKNLATTSSDPQIQKYKKAITFYSDKLNEVWK; encoded by the coding sequence ATGAAGGAAATCGATCAACTACAGAGGGCAATTGATTTAAGAAGCGATGGGGAATTGCAACAATCCAATCAACTATTATTGAATTTAGTTGAACAACATCCGAATGAGGCCTATGTAAATTACCAGTGTGCATGGAGCTTCGATGTGCTAGGAAAAGAATCGGATGCTGTACCTTATTATGAAAAGGCAATTCAAGGCGATCTGAATGAAGAAGATTTAGCGAATGCCTATTTAGGTCTTGGCAGTACATACAGAACACTTGGTGAATACGAAAATTCAAAACATACGCTTGAAAATGGGCTGGAGAAGTTTCCTGACAATTTAGCTATCCAAGTATTTTATGCGATGACATTGTTTAACTTGAAGGAACATGAGCGTTCAATGGAGCTTCTATTGAAAAATTTAGCAACCACTTCGTCTGACCCTCAAATTCAGAAATATAAAAAGGCCATTACATTTTATAGTGATAAATTAAATGAAGTGTGGAAGTGA
- a CDS encoding acyl-CoA carboxylase subunit beta, which translates to MTTMTVTPDMFDKINELYDRKEAIQLGGGDARIEKQHEKGKMTARERIDMLLDDGSFVEINPFITHRTVDFGMDKLEGPGDGVVTGFGKINGRNVYLFAQDFTVFGGALGEMHAKKIAAVMDLAAKNGTPFIGINDSGGARIQEGVLSLDGYGHIFYRNSIYSGVIPQISVIMGPCAGGAVYSPAITDFILMVDKTSQMFITGPKVIETVTGEKISAEGLGGSKVHNATSGNAHFRAENEEAAIAQIQQLLSYLPQNNREKAPKQAAPEGDNFRSELVDVVPIDQTKSYDVRKVVEQVVDEGSFMEVQKEFAKNIVVGFARIAGESVGLVCNQPKFLAGGLDIDSSDKLARFVRTCDAFNVPVITFEDVSGFFPGVKQEHGGIIRHGAKILYAYSEATVPKITVILRKAYGGAYVALNSKAIGADLVFAWPNAEIAVMGAAGAANIIHAGEIAKSADPEATRAAKIEEYKEKFANPYVAASRGMVDDVIDPRETRIKLIQALDMLSTKQEDRPYKKHGNIPL; encoded by the coding sequence ATGACAACAATGACAGTAACTCCAGATATGTTTGATAAAATTAATGAGCTTTATGACCGTAAAGAAGCGATCCAGCTTGGCGGCGGGGATGCGCGTATCGAAAAGCAGCATGAAAAAGGGAAAATGACTGCCCGTGAACGTATTGATATGTTATTGGATGACGGGTCATTCGTTGAAATCAATCCTTTCATCACACACCGTACTGTTGATTTCGGTATGGATAAACTAGAAGGCCCTGGTGACGGCGTAGTTACTGGCTTCGGTAAAATCAATGGCCGTAATGTGTATTTATTTGCACAGGACTTCACAGTATTCGGCGGTGCACTTGGTGAAATGCACGCGAAAAAAATCGCAGCGGTAATGGATTTGGCAGCGAAAAACGGTACGCCGTTTATCGGTATTAACGATTCAGGCGGTGCGCGTATCCAAGAAGGTGTATTATCACTTGACGGCTATGGTCACATTTTCTACCGTAACTCAATTTATTCTGGTGTAATTCCGCAAATCTCAGTAATTATGGGACCTTGTGCGGGTGGTGCTGTTTATTCACCAGCGATTACAGACTTTATTTTAATGGTTGATAAAACATCTCAAATGTTCATTACAGGCCCTAAAGTAATTGAAACAGTAACAGGTGAGAAAATTTCTGCTGAAGGTCTTGGCGGTTCTAAAGTGCATAACGCTACTTCAGGGAATGCCCACTTCCGTGCTGAAAACGAAGAAGCTGCAATTGCACAAATTCAGCAATTACTTTCTTACTTACCACAGAACAACAGAGAAAAAGCACCGAAACAAGCTGCTCCAGAAGGCGATAATTTCCGTTCAGAACTTGTTGATGTTGTGCCGATTGACCAAACAAAATCATATGATGTTCGTAAAGTAGTAGAACAAGTAGTTGATGAAGGTTCATTCATGGAAGTGCAAAAAGAATTCGCGAAAAACATCGTTGTTGGTTTTGCACGTATCGCGGGTGAATCAGTTGGTTTAGTATGTAACCAGCCGAAATTCCTTGCAGGCGGATTAGATATCGATTCATCTGATAAATTAGCGCGTTTCGTACGTACATGTGACGCATTCAACGTACCTGTTATTACATTTGAAGACGTATCCGGTTTCTTCCCAGGCGTTAAACAAGAGCACGGCGGGATTATCCGTCACGGTGCGAAAATCCTTTATGCTTACTCTGAAGCAACTGTACCGAAAATTACAGTTATTTTACGTAAAGCATACGGTGGTGCGTACGTAGCATTGAACTCGAAAGCGATTGGCGCGGACTTAGTATTCGCTTGGCCGAATGCTGAAATCGCTGTAATGGGTGCTGCTGGTGCGGCAAACATTATTCATGCAGGTGAAATTGCGAAATCGGCTGATCCGGAAGCAACACGTGCAGCGAAAATTGAAGAATACAAAGAAAAATTCGCTAATCCTTATGTAGCGGCATCACGCGGTATGGTGGACGATGTTATCGATCCACGTGAAACACGTATTAAGCTGATCCAGGCATTGGATATGCTTTCAACAAAGCAGGAAGACCGTCCATACAAAAAGCACGGGAATATTCCACTATAA
- the mce gene encoding methylmalonyl-CoA epimerase: MEKVDHIGIAVRNIEERITYYTETLGLKLLKMEEVESQQVKVAFIDAGNVKIELLEPMSEKSAIHGFLEKRGEGIHHVAFGVTGIRERMAELREKGVRLLSEEPGPGAGGAEVAFLHPKDSFGVLYELCDKSGKGDK, translated from the coding sequence GTGGAAAAAGTGGATCATATCGGCATCGCCGTACGTAATATCGAAGAACGTATTACATATTACACAGAAACGCTAGGCTTGAAATTATTAAAGATGGAAGAAGTAGAATCACAGCAAGTAAAAGTTGCTTTTATCGATGCAGGCAACGTTAAAATTGAGCTGCTTGAGCCAATGAGTGAAAAAAGCGCAATCCATGGCTTTTTGGAAAAACGCGGAGAAGGCATTCATCATGTTGCATTCGGCGTAACGGGTATTCGTGAGCGCATGGCTGAACTTCGTGAAAAAGGTGTACGACTATTATCTGAAGAGCCGGGACCAGGTGCTGGCGGCGCGGAAGTAGCATTTTTACACCCGAAAGACTCATTTGGTGTACTTTATGAATTATGCGATAAAAGCGGAAAAGGGGATAAATAA
- the prli42 gene encoding stressosome-associated protein Prli42, whose translation MSNKKFQKIVVYSMVVIMLISTVAMGVAAIM comes from the coding sequence ATGAGCAACAAAAAGTTTCAAAAAATAGTCGTTTATTCAATGGTTGTTATCATGTTAATCTCAACTGTTGCAATGGGTGTCGCAGCAATTATGTAA
- a CDS encoding aromatic acid exporter family protein translates to MKKFSIGYRTLKTAIGAAVAIAIAQYFDLQFFTAAGILTILSIQPTKRKSLHAVYTRIVSTFIGIAYAFVFFEIFGYSPVVLGIVMILFIPTIVSLKVVEGFISSSVIMMHIYLTGNFTVDLLINEFYLMAIGYGVGLVVNMYMPDIQQGLYYHREKLESLLKKILAEIAGYLRDGDTLWDGHELIEMAKVVEAGKALAFQDVENHVTRKENTFYLYFDMRERQLEIIERVLPKITTLPVMTEQATLIAAFMEDLSEHVHSGNTASRFLEKLDKVKEEFAKMPLPNDHETFLAMAALYQFIEEMDEYLVIKQSFKGMK, encoded by the coding sequence ATGAAGAAATTTTCAATCGGCTATCGTACATTAAAAACAGCCATAGGTGCTGCTGTTGCGATAGCAATTGCCCAATATTTTGATTTGCAGTTTTTCACGGCAGCTGGTATTCTGACGATTTTAAGCATTCAACCAACAAAACGTAAATCTCTCCATGCAGTGTATACCCGGATTGTTTCAACATTTATCGGGATTGCTTATGCATTTGTATTTTTCGAAATATTCGGTTATTCGCCGGTTGTTTTAGGGATTGTTATGATTCTTTTCATTCCGACAATCGTTTCACTAAAGGTTGTGGAAGGTTTTATCTCAAGTTCGGTAATTATGATGCACATTTATTTGACAGGCAATTTTACGGTCGATCTGCTAATTAATGAATTTTACTTAATGGCAATCGGTTATGGGGTTGGTTTAGTCGTAAATATGTACATGCCGGATATCCAGCAGGGCCTGTATTATCACCGCGAAAAATTGGAGTCGCTATTGAAGAAAATTCTTGCGGAAATCGCAGGGTATTTGAGAGATGGCGATACATTATGGGACGGTCATGAACTGATTGAGATGGCGAAAGTGGTCGAGGCAGGAAAAGCGCTGGCATTCCAAGATGTTGAAAATCACGTGACGCGTAAAGAAAATACATTTTATCTGTATTTTGATATGCGTGAAAGACAGCTGGAAATTATAGAGCGCGTGTTGCCGAAGATTACGACACTGCCGGTAATGACAGAGCAGGCTACTTTAATTGCAGCCTTCATGGAAGACTTGAGCGAACACGTCCATTCAGGAAATACGGCAAGCCGCTTTTTGGAAAAACTCGACAAAGTAAAAGAAGAGTTCGCCAAAATGCCATTGCCAAATGATCACGAAACATTCCTCGCCATGGCCGCATTGTACCAGTTTATTGAAGAAATGGATGAATACCTGGTCATCAAGCAATCGTTCAAGGGGATGAAATAA
- a CDS encoding BrxA/BrxB family bacilliredoxin — MNMDYDLFMQQITTTARAEMEAAGYEQLRTPEDVEAAFAREGTTLVMVNSVCGCAGGIARPAATHAVHYDKRPDHLVTVFAGQDKEATAAARYYFGEDHIPSSPSFILLKDGQVVGEVGRFEIEGHDPMSVVTNLQGHFEENCEEI, encoded by the coding sequence ATGAACATGGATTATGATTTATTTATGCAACAAATTACAACGACTGCACGTGCAGAGATGGAAGCAGCAGGTTATGAACAACTGCGCACTCCGGAAGATGTGGAAGCAGCGTTTGCTCGTGAAGGTACAACTCTTGTTATGGTGAATTCTGTATGTGGCTGTGCTGGCGGTATTGCACGTCCTGCAGCAACACATGCTGTACATTACGACAAACGTCCTGACCATTTAGTAACTGTATTTGCTGGTCAAGATAAAGAGGCAACTGCAGCTGCACGTTATTATTTCGGTGAAGATCATATCCCATCATCTCCATCATTCATTTTATTGAAAGATGGACAGGTTGTAGGAGAAGTTGGCCGCTTTGAAATCGAAGGACATGACCCGATGAGTGTTGTAACAAACCTTCAAGGTCACTTCGAGGAAAACTGCGAAGAAATCTAA
- the meaB gene encoding methylmalonyl Co-A mutase-associated GTPase MeaB: MPQDEKSALFVMDGVKGGHDGMSYSNPKKFRKKKQEALDLQTLASEVRAGNRTSLAKAITLIESSNNAHKEEAQKLLQELLPYTGNSIRIGITGVPGAGKSSFIEAFGTMLCKMGKRVAVLAIDPSSSLSGGSILGDKTRMEELVRQENAFVRPSPSAGTLGGVHKKSRETMLLCEAAGYDVILIETVGVGQSETYVRGMVDFFLLLVLTGAGDELQGMKKGIMELADGIIVHKADGDNVRPARRTMQEYKQILHFLQPSTPGWLSTSLTVSSLEKTGLDKVWDMLMEFEQTIKQSDYWTIRRHEQTRDWFHTMITDHLIDSFYKNPERKKQVRSLEEEILHGQLTVTQGVNALFGEKNE, translated from the coding sequence ATGCCTCAAGACGAGAAGAGCGCTTTATTTGTCATGGATGGTGTGAAGGGTGGTCATGATGGTATGAGCTATTCAAACCCGAAAAAGTTCCGGAAAAAAAAGCAGGAAGCACTTGATCTACAGACGCTGGCCAGCGAAGTACGTGCGGGTAACCGTACTTCGCTCGCAAAAGCGATCACGCTCATTGAAAGCTCGAACAATGCCCATAAGGAAGAAGCACAGAAACTGCTGCAGGAGTTATTGCCTTATACGGGCAATTCAATCCGAATTGGCATCACCGGTGTACCGGGTGCTGGAAAAAGTTCGTTTATCGAAGCATTCGGTACGATGCTGTGCAAAATGGGGAAGCGTGTTGCAGTTCTTGCGATCGACCCGAGCTCATCGCTTTCAGGCGGCAGTATTTTAGGGGACAAAACGCGAATGGAAGAGCTGGTGCGCCAGGAAAATGCATTTGTTCGTCCATCACCGAGTGCCGGTACATTAGGCGGTGTCCATAAAAAATCCCGTGAAACGATGCTGTTATGCGAAGCGGCAGGCTATGACGTCATTTTGATTGAAACAGTCGGTGTCGGCCAAAGTGAAACATATGTGCGCGGCATGGTCGACTTCTTCCTGCTGCTAGTTTTAACAGGTGCGGGAGATGAGCTTCAAGGGATGAAGAAGGGCATTATGGAGCTTGCAGACGGCATTATCGTCCATAAAGCGGACGGGGACAATGTACGCCCTGCACGCCGGACAATGCAGGAATACAAGCAGATCCTTCATTTCCTACAGCCATCGACACCTGGATGGCTTAGTACTTCACTGACCGTATCGTCCCTTGAAAAAACGGGGCTCGACAAGGTTTGGGATATGCTGATGGAGTTTGAGCAGACGATCAAGCAATCGGATTATTGGACGATACGTCGCCATGAACAAACGCGCGACTGGTTCCATACGATGATTACCGATCATTTAATCGATTCGTTCTATAAAAATCCGGAACGCAAAAAGCAGGTCCGGTCACTTGAGGAAGAAATATTGCATGGCCAGCTAACGGTAACACAGGGGGTTAATGCATTATTTGGCGAAAAAAATGAATAA